In Canis lupus familiaris isolate Mischka breed German Shepherd chromosome 24, alternate assembly UU_Cfam_GSD_1.0, whole genome shotgun sequence, a single genomic region encodes these proteins:
- the FITM2 gene encoding fat storage-inducing transmembrane protein 2: MEHLERCARLLRGTLVRAAVRRYLPWALAFSMLAGSVLKELSPLPESYLSNKRNVLNVYFVKLAWAWTFCLLLPFIALTNYHLTGRAGLVLRRLSTLLVGTAIWYVCTAIFSNIEDYTGSCYQSPTLEGVRKEHQSKQQCHGEGGFWHGFDISGHSFLLTFCALMIVEEMAVLHELKMDRSHCLHTAITTLVVALGFLTFIWVWMFLCTAVYFHNLSQKVFGTLFGLLGWYGTYGFWYLKSFSPGLPPQSSSLNLKQDSYKK, translated from the exons ATGGAGCACCTGGAGCGCTGCGCGAGGCTCCTGCGGGGGACGCTGGTGCGAGCGGCCGTGCGGCGCTACCTGCCCTGGGCGCTGGCGTTCTCCATGCTGGCGGGCTCCGTCCTCAAGGAGCTCTCCCCGCTGCCCGAGAGCTACCTCAGCAACAAGCGCAACGTTCTCAACGT ATATTTTGTCAAACTGGCCTGGGCCTGGACCTTCTGTCTCCTCCTGCCTTTCATTGCCCTCACCAACTACCACCTGACAGGCAGGGCTGGCCTGGTCCTGCGGCGGCTGAGTACCCTGCTGGTGGGCACGGCTATCTGGTATGTCTGCACAGCCATCTTCTCCAACATCGAAGACTACACGGGCAGCTGCTACCAGTCACCAACCCTGGAAGGGGTCAGAAAGGAGCACCAGAGTAAGCAGCAATGCCACGGGGAAGGAGGCTTTTGGCATGGCTTTGACATCTCAGGCCACTCCTTCCTGCTGACCTTCTGCGCCCTTATGATTGTGGAGGAGATGGCCGTGCTGCATGAACTGAAGATGGACCGAAGCCACTGTCTCCACACTGCCATCACCACCCTGGTGGTGGCCCTGGGCTTCCTGACCTTCATCTGGGTGTGGATGTTTCTGTGCACGGCCGTTTACTTCCACAACTTGTCCCAGAAAGTATTTGGTACCCTCTTTGGTTTGCTGGGCTGGTATGGGACCTACGGGTTTTGGTATCTGAAATCTTTTTCCCCAGGACTTCCTCCCCAGAGCTCTAGTTTGAATTTGAAGCAAGATAGTTATaagaagtaa